In Luteitalea sp., the genomic window TCAGGCCCCCCCACTCGAGGTTCTGTTGAACGCTCATGCCGATGGCCTGGAAGAACCCTGGCTCGATGTTGCGAACCTCCATCGGCGTGAGATTCGTCACACCAATCAGCCCGACGCCATTCTTGAGCTCCGGCGTCACGTCTATCTTCAGCACCTCTGAGCCACGTCTGACGCTCAAGGTGATCTGCTTGTTCGCGTGTTTATTGATGAAGCCCACGAGGTCGTTGATCCCCAGCTCCTTGCCGTTCACGCCAAGAATAACGTCACCGTCACGCAAGCCAGCCTTTTCCGCAACCGATCCTGGATCGACCCGCCCGAACTGAGGGTGCACATCCGGGCTCACACCAAGGTCGCCCGCCTTGAAGTCGCCGGACGCCTTCGGCGTCAGCGTCAGCGTGCGCTCGACGCCGTCCCGTACGAACACGACCTGCAGCGCCTCCTCGGCGCGCGGCAGCACCGCCATCTGCAGGTCGTACCACGTGGGCACGGCGTTACCGTCGATGCTGACGATGCGGTCGCCGGGACTGATACCGGCACGCGCCGCGGGTGAGTCAGGGGCCACGCGTCCAACCACTGGGGGCTGCTCCTCGTAGAGCGGGACCTGCGCTCCTTGCCACAGCACACCGGCCATCACGACAATCGCGAGCACGAAATTCATCGCGGCGCCAGCGAGGAGTATCTGAAAGCGCTGCCAGCGGGTCTTCGACAGGTACTCGTCTGACCGCCCGCTCCCGGGATCGTCGAGCGACTCCCCCGCCATCTTCACGTACCCGCCAAGAGGAATGGCGCTGATGCAGTAGTCGGTGTCACCCCGGCGCATGTGCACAAGCTTTGGGCCGAAGCCGAGCGAGAAGGTTAACACCCGTACGCCATGCCAACGTGCAACGAGGAAGTGCCCCAGCTCGTGGACGAATACGACAACGCCGAGGACGAACAAGAAAGCCAGGATACCGGTGAAGGTCACAAGCAATAACCCCTTCTAAGCGACGCCTCGGCGAGGCGCCCTCCCGCTATTGTGCCGGGGCGCGCATCAAGTCTCAAGCCCGCCGGCGACGCTCTCGCGGGTGAACCGTCGCGCCCATGCGTCCGCTTCTCGGATGGCCTCCAGGCTGGCGCCCCCCCCGCACGACAGGCGGGCGTGCCGGTCCAGGGCCTGCTCGACCAGCCGCGGGATGGCCGGAAACGGCACGCGCCTACTCAGAAAAGACGCTACCGCTACTTCGTTGGCCGCATTGAGCACGACCGGCTGCGTGCCGCCCGCGCTGAGCGCCGCATACGCGAGACCGAGGCATGGAAAACGTGCGTGATCCGGCGCTTCGAACTCTAGGCTGCCACAGGTAGACAGATCGAGCCGCGGCACCGGGCTTTGCCAGCGCTCGGGCCAGGAGAACGCGTACTGAATCGGCAGCCTCATGTCGGTGACACCGAGCTGCGCGATTACCGACCCGTCCGACAGCTCCACGAGGGAGTGCACGACCGACTGCGGGTGAATGAGAACCTCGATGCGACCGGTCGGCACGCCGAACAGCCAATAGGCCTCGATCACCTCGAGCCCCTTGTTCATCAACGTGGCGGAATCGATCGTGATCTTGCGGCCCATCTTCCAGGTTGGATGGCTCAGCGCATCCTCCGGCGAGACATCGGCCAGACGGCCGAGCGCACGGTCGCGAAATGGGCCCCCCGATGCTGTCAGGATGAGGCGAGCCACCTCAGTGGACGAACGACCGTGGAGGCACTGGTGGATCGCGTTGTGCTCGCTATCGACCGGCAAAATCGGCACGCCGTGCGCGCGGGCCTCCCGCGTGACGAGCGCGCCGGCCATCACGAGCACTTCCTTGTTGGCCAGGGCAATGGTCTTGCCGGCTCGGATCGCGGCCACGACCGCCTCGAGCGCGGCGGTGCCGGAAGAGGCGCAGAGCACGATATCGACGTCTGGCTGCGTGGCGATCTCGACCAGGCCGCGTGGCCCGTGGGCGAAGCAATCGATGCCCGTCACGGTCTCCGCTGCCAGACGGGAACGCACCTGGGCCAAGCTGTCCGCCGTGGCCATGGCAACCGCGCCGGGCCGAAAGCGCTCGACCTGCCGCGCCATCATCACGGCGTTCGCGCCGGCGGCAAGAGCGACCACCTTCAACCGATCGGCATGCGCCTCCACGACCGAGAGCGCGCTGCACCCAATCGACCCGGTCGAGCCCAGAATCGCGATTCGTTTCACCCTCGCCTCGCCCTTTGCCCCTTGTCCCTGACCCTGCCTAATCCCTGACCCCTGATCCCTATACAATGCCTGGCACCAGCCGCAACGCCAGGTAGTACACAGGCCCCGCGAAGAGCAGCCCATCGATTCTGTCGAGCATCCCTCCGTGCCCGGGAATCAGGCTCGACGAGTCTTTGACCCCAGCTCCGCGCTTGAGCGCCGACTCGAACAGATCACCGACAATGCCCATGCCTGCGACGAGCAGGCCGACCAGCACGAGCAACCATGGCGCCGCCTGGGGCAACCACAGATGACCCAAGAGTGGCATCACGACGGCCGCGGCGATGCAACCGGCAATGGCGCCTTCCTGGGTCTTCTTTGGGCTAATTGCCGGCGAGAGCGCTCGCCGGCCGAAGAGTCGGCCGGCGTAGTACTGCATCGAGTCACTCGCCACCAAGGCGAGGACAACCAGCAGCAGCGCCCCAGCGCCGGCGACACTACGCACCGACGCCAACGCACCGATCGGCAGGCCCAGATAGAGCGCCGGAAAGAGCGTCGCCGCTACGTCGCGCAGCACGCCTCCATCGACACGCCCCTGCGCCACCGGCACGCTCGCTGCGGCGACGACAGCGGCGAGCAGCGAGACCTCGACACCTACGCCCTGCCAGGCGACGGCTGCGCACGCGGTGAGCGCCGCGACAGCCGACAGCAACCGCGGGATATCGGCCCCAAGCGCTTCGACCAGGCCGGCGTACTCGATGAAGGCCAGCGCGACCACCACGAGCGCGAGCACGAAGGTTGCCGCCGACGAGATCCAAATGGTCACGATAACGAGTGGCAGCAGGACAACGGCGCTGAGGAGCCTTATCACAACACTAGGCGTCAGGGGGCAGCAGGGATCAGGGATCAAGGGTCACGGTCAGCCCTCAGAGCTCGAGACTCACAACTCACGACTCACAACTTCCACTACCGTGACGCCGCCGCCGCTCGCGAAATCCCGCCGTATCGACGATCTCGCTTCTGGTAGTCGAGAACTGCTTCGAGCAGGTGTTGGCGACAGAAGTCCGGCCACAACGTGTCGGTCACCCATATCTCAGCGTAGGCTAT contains:
- a CDS encoding 1-deoxy-D-xylulose-5-phosphate reductoisomerase translates to MKRIAILGSTGSIGCSALSVVEAHADRLKVVALAAGANAVMMARQVERFRPGAVAMATADSLAQVRSRLAAETVTGIDCFAHGPRGLVEIATQPDVDIVLCASSGTAALEAVVAAIRAGKTIALANKEVLVMAGALVTREARAHGVPILPVDSEHNAIHQCLHGRSSTEVARLILTASGGPFRDRALGRLADVSPEDALSHPTWKMGRKITIDSATLMNKGLEVIEAYWLFGVPTGRIEVLIHPQSVVHSLVELSDGSVIAQLGVTDMRLPIQYAFSWPERWQSPVPRLDLSTCGSLEFEAPDHARFPCLGLAYAALSAGGTQPVVLNAANEVAVASFLSRRVPFPAIPRLVEQALDRHARLSCGGGASLEAIREADAWARRFTRESVAGGLET
- the rseP gene encoding RIP metalloprotease RseP, with amino-acid sequence MLVTFTGILAFLFVLGVVVFVHELGHFLVARWHGVRVLTFSLGFGPKLVHMRRGDTDYCISAIPLGGYVKMAGESLDDPGSGRSDEYLSKTRWQRFQILLAGAAMNFVLAIVVMAGVLWQGAQVPLYEEQPPVVGRVAPDSPAARAGISPGDRIVSIDGNAVPTWYDLQMAVLPRAEEALQVVFVRDGVERTLTLTPKASGDFKAGDLGVSPDVHPQFGRVDPGSVAEKAGLRDGDVILGVNGKELGINDLVGFINKHANKQITLSVRRGSEVLKIDVTPELKNGVGLIGVTNLTPMEVRNIEPGFFQAIGMSVQQNLEWGGLIFRLLGGLFTRQTSLDQLAGPIGIAQFSGTAAEAGALSLFTFLAMISLNLGVINLLPIPVLDGGNIFIMALEGLARRDFSVAVKERVMLAGVLVILLLMVTVFYNDLIRIGWLGRIMPGN
- a CDS encoding CDP-archaeol synthase → MIPDPCCPLTPSVVIRLLSAVVLLPLVIVTIWISSAATFVLALVVVALAFIEYAGLVEALGADIPRLLSAVAALTACAAVAWQGVGVEVSLLAAVVAAASVPVAQGRVDGGVLRDVAATLFPALYLGLPIGALASVRSVAGAGALLLVVLALVASDSMQYYAGRLFGRRALSPAISPKKTQEGAIAGCIAAAVVMPLLGHLWLPQAAPWLLVLVGLLVAGMGIVGDLFESALKRGAGVKDSSSLIPGHGGMLDRIDGLLFAGPVYYLALRLVPGIV